The Rhizoctonia solani chromosome 4, complete sequence genome contains a region encoding:
- a CDS encoding proline dehydrogenase, with the protein MLRTCTRRAPRMGYLGHSARQLHTTPNPLRSSRLALGLGASAAGLGVAGMTIYADSNTAPPGATTLSSLARSYLVYSLCSVPPLVNNSPSILKTCSNIPGLRELSEAVVRRTFFAQFVGGDSLPDTLPLITSLRQQNMGTLLVYSVEADGDVKGAQWEKNVQEILSSVNFAGDFEDTQSGGRKTWVAVKLTALLPSPDSLKRLSTFLLASRPKSNVPYPGTPDVTDVAFFSKGQGSLPVKGLSSEDITALHELYQSLRQICAQAKKRGVRITVDAEHSWYQPGIDAFVTALSREFNQPNAGSESKIQNGQPVVYGTYQAYLRRTPLHLSRAMEDAKRHGYSLGVKLVRGAYHGQEIAYHERRMAESKSDINVEPYPAVWLRKEETDRCFDEAAELLIRHTASSLDPRRPQQPRLGMLFGTHNKQSCQKVLDCMVSSGLAHKNEEGLAEVKTGVEDMVCFGQLYGMRDELTNWIASVFKSESPMAFKYLPYGALAEVMPYLSRRAIENQSVLSGEGGAAEERRRAGDLIPLRRESSREGLDIRVTIPTTRSSDLRGLYKGATCMYGTGRLLRHERCQLAPQRLKHTTRGSHPSRNSQWRAGTLGIGLGTCALSWSAIATIYADTETEPVTSLGELLRGYFVYSICSVPTLVNWSPTILETCASVPGVRELSQAVVRRTFFAQFVGGDTCEDTLPLITSLREQNKGTLLAYSVEVDENQGGRADQWKRNVEEMIASVEFAGDFEDTRKGSRKTWVAIKLSALVPSADSLKRMSKFLLKSRPADDVPFPGTPGSFDMVVFRGAKEPLIKAGLTEEDIESLRVLYEDLRTVCNRAKERGIRLIFDAEHTWYQPGIDAFVLALSREFNKPSSSGRFNEQPLVYATYQAYLKRTPLHLARSIEDAQAFGYTLGVKLVRGAYYDKETAEYPESQSPNCPVWAEKSQTDACYNTCAKFLINELAKHHRLSGSQNAILTGAGWLGKPTRTSSPQTDIGILFGTHNALSCTYILENLVDAGLAHRSGDKEVVIADGVEERLCFGQLYGMRDDLTDWMVHTVKANSPMVLKTDKDGQFNAELLPDPEYYSSGDLAVMPRAQHRLFSSRNPAIIRRHLNIMAMHGIDGLFLTRRGSEIAAAYQPGRVGIKIMKLRSEGINNIFRAAEQEARVVSIMYDLNGLPSHQIEQWIMGDWDFMINSKNVLNSPAYVREHGQPVVALWSVGFKHAGQEPEMIMRLISRIRELAGGAYIILGVPITWQKQDQNWQAVYSVADAIAPMCIGTFQDESGAERFSKDFQQPGIQASKSGQTKTDYVGVVWPGNEGPLIINTGSSTEPAPRQDGAFFWRQIYNGYKDGVRFMYAEMFDGFEEGTAILPSLGAQSDSTPSDWYLRIAGSASEALKGEKRLYEEFPRKELFEYWSTRPRYEERDDDQIPTASGSANPLGGFGPSAHVAQASAPAPPRAMTVDMSDAPPPYSIEDDSLPAPAPSSFTTEPESLTSGPANPASPITSYHNAPFPPADRPPVSRVDSTHSVGSHGSYPGQQQHRPEPIAVPGNAPVAIAVQTPTTYTAYTTQPQVGFPSGPAPPMAGIGGQTSPSVMPIRPPQHPFVASRPPAMAPRPPSRPGRPQSSDSTHPSPPPNTFTVAGIGGLTDQLGGMNIGEPNRPAPEHVFAGANQPRPQMTQPPGTPNSPFEGINYPGRFGGPDARRDSYGQTSGSGPSTPSVGMPGNPLYPAPLQGGGLHTSPGPIHQHSPGPVHQATLFGSPHNTSPPSGPHPHPQHQSTLGPGQYAPPSPHHRPTLGPTPTHQSTLGPGTSQSPRPSFQPHQQYAPAGPSPNPPGQHGHLPASGSGQYPPQGQGSGGQYNQGPGGQYPPQGPSGQHPYGPGGQQPPQSPGSSMHSGHSGYYGGSSPSQSGGHSTPQSGWPPQAPGSYNPYPPQGPGGPGQQQVYGQGQGQGHTAPGPQYPQWNSVAGGQYVDTAIGIIGKYAGQDTKKKVEQGLEGAFKVGNPRRRFRTTEIMVHDEQAPSTESDRVEFPRMDADSIEGDHENGGRVIRKISMSSVDSDGTVWSECQTPAQTIVELPVELSEEPIESETSRPGEDEWFGAVQEQVVKPKPEPERKSPLLRRKRSKYGACPLILRKSILDSIATLPTLQPRLRTVLFHRRNLVLELLVAGSPERIVLFTRSSTKKSGNPDSVPLRKVKEVQFGILSPEEIKAYSVCKIEFPEVLEEGTGKVKTAGLMDPRLGTVDRNFKCQTCGEGMAECPGHFGHIELARPVFHIGFLNKVKKILECICVNCGKLKADIVSEYYEASPSVPPPDIPVHFLGALSASRRTPSHLLSWFQVWRYTCSPCGTCACRASARLRSLDRRVSLSFPPCWVIAPLDLGVAPAPPAVVKWGDEEESCPCRDDNRSRLKDADRFERTGLARADRTPRPLTKAAMYHLCTKFFLYFHFISMAVARS; encoded by the exons ATGCTCCGCACGTGTACTCGTCGAGCTCCACGTATGGGCTACCTAGGTCATTCAGCCCGTCAGTTACACACCACGCCAAATCCCTTAAGGAGCTCCCGGCTCGCTTTGGGATTGGGTGCGAGTGCTGCAGGGCTCGGGGTAGCTGGCATGACAATATACGCAGACAGTAACACCGCCCCTCCCGGTGCCACCACCTTAAGTTCTCTCGCTCGTAGCTACCTAGTCTACTCGCTATGTTCTGTTCCACCTCTGGTGAACAATTCGCCTTCGATACTCAAGACCTGTTCAAATATCCCTGGACTCCGGGAGTTGAGCGAGGCTGTTGTTCGACGCACTTTCTTTGCCCAG TTTGTAGGAGGCGATTCACTCCCGGACACATTACCACTCATAACGTCATTGCGCCAGCAAAACATGGGAACCTTGTTGGTCTATAGTGTCGAGGCCGATGGTGACGTCAAAGGGGCTCAGTGGGAGAAAAACGTCCAAGAAATTCTCTCCAGTGTCAACTTCGCCGGGGACTTTGAGGACACTCAATCAGGCGGGAGAAAGACCTGGGTCGCCGTTAAATTG ACGGCATTATTACCTTCTCCTGACTCTCTCAAACGACTGTCAACCTTTTTGTTAGCTTCAAGGCCTAAATCAAATGTGCCCTACCCAGGAACACCTGATGTTACAGATGTTGCGTTTTTCAGCAAAGGTCAAGGTAGCCTTCCTGTTAAGGGGCTGAGTAGCGAGGATATCACAGCACTCCATGAGCTGTATCAAAGTTTGAGGCAGATTTGCGCCCAGGCGAAGAAACGCGGAGTTCGA ATCACAGTGGACGCAGAGCACTCGTGGTACCAACCAGGTATTGACGCCTTCGTGACTGCTCTGAGTCGTGAATTCAACCAACCAAATGCTGGGAGCGAGTCCAAGATCCAAAATGGACAGCCAGTGGTTTATGGGACCTATCAGGCATATCTTCGAAG GACACCTTTGCATCTTTCTCGCGCTATGGAAGATGCAAAGAGACACGGATATTCTTTGGGTGTCAAGCTAGTCAGGGGTGCTTACCACGGGCAAGAGATTGCGTATCATGAAAGGAGAATGGCTGAGTCCAAGTCAGATATAAACGTTGAGCCTTATCCCGCTGTATGGCTTCGTAAAGAGGAAACGGATCGCTGCTTTGATGAAGCAGCCGAGTTATTGATCCGTCATACCGCCTCCTCTCTTGACCCTCGTCGCCCTCAGCAACCAAGATTGGGTATGCTCTTTGGGACACACAACAAACAGTCGTGCCAAAAGGTTTTGGATTGCATGGTATCTTCTGGGCTTGCTCACAAGAACGAAGAAGGATTGGCAGAAGTCAAAACTGGAGTTGAAGACATGGTGTGCTTTGGACAACTTTATG GTATGCGTGATGAACTCACCAACTGGATTGCGAGCGTCTTCAAATCTGAATCTCCGATGGCTTTCAA ATACCTTCCTTACGGTGCACTAGCTGAG GTTATGCCATACTTGAGTCGACG GGCAATCGAAAACCAGTCTGTTTTGAGCGGGGAGGGAGGGGCTGCAGAGGAAAGAAGACGTGCTGGGGATCTTATTC CTCTGCGCCGGGAGTCCTCCCGGGAGGGCCTCGATATCCGCGTGACAATTCCTACTACTCGATCTTCAGATCTTAGAGGACTATATAAAGGCGCCACTTGCAT GTACGGAACAGGCCGTCTGCTTCGTCATGAACGATGCCAACTGGCACCTCAACGTTTAAAGCACACAACGCGCGGATCGCACCCATCACGTAATTCTCAATGGCGAGCGGGAACTTTAGGAATTGGCCTGGGCACCTGTGCACTTTCCTGGAGTGCTATCGCTACAATCTATGCCGATACTGAAACGGAACCTGTCACATCTCTAGGGGAGCTTTTGCGAGGCTATTTTGTCTACTCAATATGCTCCGTACCCACTCTGGTAAACTGGTCACCAACTATCTTGGAGACGTGTGCGAGCGTCCCAGGAGTACGAGAGTTGAGCCAAGCCGTCGTGAGACGGACATTTTTTGCGCAG TTCGTAGGAGGCGATACTTGCGAGGATACTCTGCCCTTGATAACTTCACTGAGAGAGCAGAACAAGGGCACACTCCTTGCGTACAGTGTCGAAGTAGACGAAAACCAGGGCGGGAGGGCAGATCAATGGAAGAGGAATGTGGAAGAAATGATAGCTAGTGTGGAGTTTGCCGGAGACTTTGAAGACACGCGAAAGGGATCAAGAAAGACATGGGTAGCTATCAAACTG AGTGCTTTGGTCCCATCTGCAGATTCTTTGAAGCGAATGTCTAAATTCTTGCTCAAATCGCGACCGGCGGATGATGTACCATTTCCCGGAACGCCAGGCTCCTTTGATATGGTGGTATTTAGAGGAGCAAAAGAACCTCTGATCAAGGCTGGGCTCACAGAAGAAGATATCGAGTCGCTTAGGGTTCTTTATGAAGATCTGAGAACCGTATGTAATCGAGCAAAGGAGAGAGGTATCAGG CTCATCTTCGATGCTGAGCATACATGGTACCAGCCTGGGATCGATGCATTTGTATTGGCTTTGAGTAGGGAGTTCAACAAGCCTTCGAGCAGCGGCCGATTCAATGAGCAGCCTCTTGTGTATGCAACATATCAGGCATACCTGAAACG AACGCCATTGCACCTAGCAAGATCAATTGAAGACGCACAAGCATTTGGATACACTCTAGGCGTTAAATTAGTGAGAGGTGCATATTACGACAAGGAGACAGCCGAATACCCCGAGTCGCAAAGCCCTAACTGCCCGGTATGGGCTGAGAAATCACAAACAGACGCGTGTTACAATACCTGCGCGAAATTTTTGATCAACGAACTTGCAAAACATCATAGGCTCTCTGGCTCTCAAAATGCCATCCTGACAGGAGCAGGGTGGCTAGGAAAACCCACACGTACCTCTTCGCCTCAAACAGACATCGGGATATTATTTGGGACTCATAACGCTCTCTCGTGCACATATATACTGGAAAACTTGGTTGATGCTGGGCTTGCGCATAGGTCTGGCGACAAAGAAGTGGTTATAGCGGACGGCGTCGAGGAACGATTGTGCTTTGGACAACTTTATG GCATGCGCGATGATCTAACTGATTGGATGGTACATACTGTCAAGGCAAACTCACCGATGGTACTTAA GACCGACAAAGATGGCCAGTTTAACGCTGAGTTATTACCCGATCCCGAGTACTATTCTTCTGGGGACCTCGCCGTGATGCCTCGAGCTCAACACCGGCTGTTCTCATCGCGAAATCCTGCAATTATTAGGCGTCACCTCAATATTATGGCTATGCATGGTATAGACGGTCTATTTCTGACCCGGCGAGGTAGTGAG ATTGCTGCTGCCTACCAGCCTGGAAGGGTAGGGATAAAGATAATGAA GTTGCGATCCGAAGGCATCAATAATATATTTCGGGCGGCAGAACAAGAGGCCCGTGTTGTCAGCATAAT GTACGACCTCAACGGATTGCCATCACATCAAATCGAACAATGGATAATGGGAGATTGGGATTTTATGATAAACTCCAAGAATGTGCTAAATAGCCCGGCCTATGTTCGCGAACACGGACAACCTGTGGTCGCTCTCTGG AGTGTCGGATTCAAGCATGCGGGCCAAGAACCCGAAATGATAATGAGACTCATTAGCCGAATTCGTGAGCTCGCGGGTGGAGCCTACATCATACTTGGAG TGCCGATCACATGGCAGAAGCAAGACCAGAACTGGCAAGCCGTCTATTCTGTAGCTGACGCGATCGCGCCTATGTGCATTGGAACGTTCCAAGACGAATCAGGCGCTGAACGTTTCTCCAAGGACTTTCAGCAACCGGGCATTCAGGCGTCCAAGTCCGGCCAGACGAAGACTGATTATGTTGGGGTTGTATGGCCCGGCAATGAG GGACCTCTTATAATTAACACCGGATCAAGTACTGAACCTGCCCCTCGTCAAGACGGCGCATTCTTCTGGCGCCAAATCTATAATGGATACAAAGACGG TGTGAGATTCATGTATGCTGAAATGTTTGACGG ATTCGAAGAAGGGACAGCAATTTTACCTAGCTTAGGGGCTCAGAGCGACAGCACTCCTTCGGATTGGTACCTTCGGATAGCCGGTTCCGCCAGTGAGGCGCTCAAAGGCGAAAAACGCCTATACGAAGAATTCCCTCGTAAAGAACTTTTCGAGTACTGGTCAACCAGACCACGCTATGAAGAGCGCGATGACGACCAAATCCCTACTGCGAGTGGTAGCGCGAACCCACTTGGTGGGTTTGGCCCTTCCGCGCACGTTGCCCAGGCATCTGCACCCGCGCCGCCGCGCGCTATGACGGTTGATATGTCTGATGCTCCACCACCCTATAGTATTGAGGATGATAGCTTGCCCGCTCCCGCGCCTTCATCTTTCACGACCGAACCAGAATCACTTACTTCTGGTCCGGCCAACCCTGCTTCCCCTATAACGTCATATCACAATGCACCTTTCCCTCCTGCAGATCGTCCTCCGGTCTCGCGCGTTGACTCGACGCATTCGGTTGGGTCGCACGGTAGCTATCCCGGCCAACAACAACACCGCCCAGAACCCATTGCCGTTCCCGGAAATGCACCTGTTGCCATCGCAGTTCAAACCCCTACTACATACACTGCATATACAACTCAACCTCAAGTGGGATTCCCCTCTGGCCCAGCTCCACCGATGGCTGGAATCGGAGGGCAGACGTCTCCTTCTGTCATGCCCATACGTCCTCCCCAGCACCCCTTTGTCGCGTCGCGTCCACCGGCCATGGCCCCTCGCCCACCTTCCCGACCGGGTCGTCCTCAGTCTTCGGACAGTACCCATCCATCTCCTCCTCCTAACACATTCACGGTGGCTGGAATTGGCGGACTGACGGACCAATTGGGAGGTATGAATATTGGAGAGCCTAATAGGCCTGCGCCCGAACATGTGTTCGCGGGTGCGAATCAACCACGTCCCCAAATGACTCAACCGCCCGGAACGCCCAATTCACCGTTCGAGGGAATTAATTATCCTGGACGATTTGGAGGACCGGATGCGAGGCGAGACTCGTATGGACAAACTTCGGGCTCTGGTCCTTCTACCCCATCGGTTGGGATGCCTGGCAATCCTCTTTATCCTGCTCCGCTACAGGGTGGTGGGCTGCACACGAGCCCCGGGCCTATACATCAACACAGTCCTGGACCAGTACACCAGGCTACGTTATTTGGTTCACCCCATAACACGAGCCCTCCATCTGGCCCGCACCCGCACCCCCAACATCAGAGTACGCTGGGACCCGGCCAATACGCACCACCGAGTCCGCATCATCGGCCTACGCTTGGGCCGACTCCGACCCACCAGTCTACACTCGGGCCTGGGACTTCGCAGTCCCCTCGGCCGAGTTTCCAGCCTCATCAGCAGTACGCCCCTGCTGGGCCTTCGCCGAACCCACCGGGCCAGCACGGACATCTGCCTGCTTCTGGTTCAGGACAGTATCCGCCTCAAGGACAAGGTTCAGGTGGACAGTACAATCAAGGTCCGGGTGGACAGTACCCACCCCAAGGGCCTAGCGGACAACATCCTTATGGTCCTGGTGGGCAGCAACCTCCTCAATCCCCGGGCAGTTCGATGCATTCGGGACATTCGGGGTATTATGGTGGTTCGAGCCCGTCCCAGTCGGGAGGCCACTCGACTCCCCAGTCTGGTTGGCCTCCTCAGGCTCCAGGGAGTTACAATCCCTATCCGCCTCAAGGACCCGGGGGACCAGGTCAACAGCAGGTGTATGGACAGGGACAAGGGCAGGGCCATACGGCTCCTGGGCCACAATACCCGCAATGGAATAGCGTGGCTGGTGGACAGTATGTTGATACGGCCATAGGGATTATAGGTAAATATGCGGGGCAAGATACGAAGAAGAAGGTCGAGCAAGGCCTGGAGGGTGCCTTCAAAG TTGGCAACCCCCGTCGTAGATTCCGAACCACCGAAATTATGGTCCACGACGAACAGGCGCCTAGTACTGAATCAGACCGAGTCGAATTTCCG CGCATGGATGCAGATTCCATAGAGGGCGACCACGAAAATGGGGGACGGGTCATTCGTAAGATCTCGATGAGTTCTGTAGATTCGGACGGCACAGTGTGGTCTGAATGTCAGACACCTGCTCAGACGATTGTTGAACTCCCAGTCGAGTTGAGTGAGGAGCCGATAGAGAGTGAGACGTCGAGGCCTGGGGAGGATGAGTGGTTTGGTGCGGTACAGGAGCAAGTCGTCAAACCCAAACCGGAGCCGGAGCGCAAGTCCCCCCTGCTCCGCCGAAAACGTTCAAAATATGGAGCTTGCCCATTGATTTTGCGCAAGTCGA TTCTTGACTCTATCGCCACCCTCCCGACGTTACAGCCGCGTCTCCGTACCGTGCTGTTCCATCGCCGAAACCTCGTATTGGAACTGCTTGTTGCTGGCAGTCCCGAACGTATAGTCCTCTTCACTCGCTCATCGACGAAAAAATCGGGAAATCCCGA TAGCGTCCCCCTGCGAAAAGTAAAAGAGGTTCAGTTTGGCATTTTATCTCCCGAAGAAATC AAAGCGTACTCGGTATGCAAGATCGAGTTTCCCGAAGTGTTGGAGGAGGGCACTGGTAAGGTCAAGACTGCCGGTCTCATGGATCCGCGTCTTGGCACCGTCGATCGCAACTTCAAGTGCCAGACATGTGGCGAGGGCATGGCCGAGTGTCCAGGCCACTTTGGCCATATCGAGCTGGCTCGCCCAGTCTTTCACATCG GGTTTCTCAACAAGGTCAAGAAGATCCTCGAGTGTATTTGTGTAAATTGTGGAAAGTTAAAGGCGGACATTGTGAGTGAATATTACGAAGCCTCCCCTTCGGTACCCCCACCCGATATACCCGTACATTTTCTGGGGGCTCTCTCCGCGTCTCGGAGAACCCCAAGCCACTTGCTTTCGTGGTTCCAAGTCTGGCGTTACACTTGCAGTCCATGTGGGACCTGTGCATGCCGGGCTAGCGCGCGTCTTCGGTCGCTTGACCGCCGCGTTAGTCTCTCTTTCCCGCCATGCTGGGTCATTGCACCACTGGACTTGGGTGTAGCGCCGGCACCACCGGCCGTGGTGAAATGGGGGGATGAAGAGGAGTCATGTCCATGTCGCGATGACAATCGGTCCCGTCTCAAGGACGCGGATCGCTTCGAGCGCACTGGACTGGCGCGTGCTGACCGCACACCTCGTCCGCTCACCAAGGCGGCCATGTACCATCTCTGTACCAAGTTTTTTCTTTACTTTCATTTTATTTCCATGGCCGTTGCTCGCTCGTAA
- a CDS encoding 2OG-Fe(II) oxygenase family protein, whose product MIIDNLFTPEDCAQYVAKVESEKQWEIAGVGIVAGNAQMVDSSYRHSSRILYDNEGLASEIFEKLKPYLKDIEHMDHSSLHRNTCEQLTDPPARLVGLNKRLRFLKYRPGQFFRKHCDGTYSTPDKKRISYYTLQLYLNGSAKELKGGATRFWKMGNINGPERRKAQPGMPLQKFLDVEPRIGRALIFEQHGLIHSGEDVEEGTKITVRTDLMFEACMEESLAFVE is encoded by the exons ATGATCATCGACAACCTATTTACTCCAGAGGATTGTGCTCAGTATGTTGCAAAGGTGGAGTCCGAAAAACAGTGGGAAATAGCGGGTGTCGGAATTGTTGCGGGCAATGCGCAG ATGGTAGATTCCTCTTACCGTCACTCGAGCCGTATTTTGTACGACAATGAAGGACTAGCCAGCGAAATATTTGAAAAGCTGAAGCCTTATCTGAAGGATATTGAACATATGGACCACTCTTCATTGCACAGAAACACCTGCGAACAACTCACAGATCCTCCAGCTCGGTTGGTAGGACTGAACAAAAGGCTAAGGTTCTTGAAATACAGACCTG GCCAATTCTTCCGCAAACATTGTGACGGTACATACTCTACACCAGATAAGAAGCGAATATCCTATTATACTTTACAACTTTATCTCAATGGATCTGCCAAAGAGCTAAAAGGCGGTGCTACTCGGTTTTGGAAGATGGGGAATATAAATGGACCTGAGAGACGCAAGGCTCAACCGGGAATGCCATTGCAAAAGTTTTTAGATGTAGAGCCAAGGATAGGAAGGGCGCTGATTTTTGAACAGCATGGATTAATACATAGTGGTGAGGACGTTGAAGAGGGAACAAAAATCACGGTGCGGACGGACCTCATGTTCGAGGCATGTATGGAGGAGTCTCTTGCATTTGTGGAATGA
- a CDS encoding oxalate decarboxylase, translated as MWFISLLALATYASAAPAGTASTAIVSSTSTSVSTIPSSTPATAAVPSPTVAYASDDLNDSSWNQYQSGTPEPIIGSTGANILGPQNVPLERESPDFMAPPTTDSGSVENVKWSFSLSHNRVQDGGWARQQNENDMPIATTMAGVNMRLNAGGIREMHWHLTAEWGYTMAGSCRVNAVDQLGRNYLADVYPGDLWYFPRGIPHSIQGLNDTADGCEFLLVLDDGSFSEDSTFLLTDWMAHVPKEVLAKNFRVNASAFDHIPDHQLWMLPSAVPTQSVAEANPSSPAGIAPLPFTFAASKAPATNTTGGTVKIVDSRTFNISQTIALGEVTVVPGGIRELHWHPTQPEWSYFLEGSARVTVFASSGNARTFDYQAGDVGYVPPSFGHYVENIGNTTLKYLEIFNTNVYEDISLNQWLALTPPDMVKAHLQLSDETISQLQKVKPVIVGPGEW; from the exons ATGTGGTTCATCTCCCTTCTCGCTCTTGCCACTTATGCCTCGGCAGCTCCGGCGGGTACTGCCAGTACTGCGATTGTCTCTTCTACATCTACCTCAGTATCAACTATTCCTAGTTCGACTCCAGCTACGGCAGCTGTTCCAAGCCCCACCGTCGCATATGCCTCCGATGATCTAAACGACTCGTCATGGAACCAGTACCAGAGCGGTACTCCAGAGCCCATCATTGGGTCGACGGGTGCAAACATCTTGGGTCCACAGAACGTCCCTCTGGAACGCGAGAGTCCGGACTTTATGGCACCTCCCACTACTGATTCTGGTTCAGT CGAAAACGTAAAATGGTCATTTAGCTTGTCTCACAACAGAGTGCAGGACGGAGGTTGGGCGAGACAGCAAAATG AAAACGACATGCCGATTGCGACGACGATGGCAGGTGTAAACATGCGTCTCAATGCCGGTGGTATTCG AGAGATGCACTGGCATTTGACAGCTGAG TGGGGATACACAATGGCC GGAAGTTGTCGCGTGAATGCAGTTGATCAACTTGGCCGAAACTACCTTGCCGATGTG TATCCTGGTGACTTGTGGTATTTCCCTAGAGGAATTCCACACTCCATCCAAGGTCTCAACGACACGGCCGATGGCTGTGAATTCCTACTT GTCCTCGACGACGGGTCCTTTAGTGAGGACTCTACTTTCTTACTCACCGACTGGATGGCGCACGTACCCAAAGAGGTCCTTGCAAAGAATTTCCGAGTCAATGCATCTGCTTTTGATCATATTCCTGACCATCAGTTGTGGATGCTTCCTTCGGCGGTTCCGACACAGAGCGTGGCAGAAGCAAATCCCTCCAGCCCAGCTGGTATTGCCCCTCTACCGTTCACATTTGCAGCGAGCAAAGCACCGGCAACAAAT ACCACCGGAGGGACTGTTAAGATTGTCGACTCACGTACCTTCAACATCTCTCAAACTATCGCTCTTGGCGAAGTGACTGTCGTCCCTGGGGGTATTCGCGAGCTTCAC TGGCACCCAACTCAGCCTGAGTGGTCATATTTCCT GGAGGGGAGTGCGCGTGTAACCGTGTTTGCGTCCTCTGGTAATGCTCGCACTTTTGACTACCAGGCTGGAGACGTCG GTTACGTTCCGCCTTCGTTCGGTCACTATGTCGAGAACATCGGAAACACAACACTGAAGTACCTCGAGATCTTCAATACTAACGTCTATGAAGATATTAGTCTCAACCAATGGCTTGCGTTAACTCCACCTGACATGGTCAAG GCCCATTTGCAACTATCTGACGAGACCATCTCACAATTGCAGAAGGTCAAGCCGGTAATCGTCGGACCTGGTGAATGGTAG